From one Geoalkalibacter halelectricus genomic stretch:
- a CDS encoding M16 family metallopeptidase, whose translation MRFFIVSPRPLAVFFCLLLWVAPLWAATLEDRVITHEFDNGLKLLMVPRPEIPTFTAYITLGVGSVHETSEYRGMAHMLEHMLFKGTQTIGTTDYAKEKPLLEQIEAVGSRLDALRQRRDADSEKIAALEKELAALQHQHQQFVVKDEFARIYAEHGGTGYNAFTSRDLTTYLVSLPANKLELWAAVESDRMKNPVLREFYTEREVVMEERFRTVETNPRGLLFENLFANAFTVHPYRNPILGWRSDIENLTLAQTRDFLQRYYGPVNTVIALVGDIDPPAAVAMIERYFGDIPPGSPVPPVFHVEPPQQGERRVQVLFDAEPQLAMAFHKPTLPEFDDYVFDLVNLILGQGRTSRLHRSLVLEQQLATAVQTFITPGSRYPNLFVIAATPRHPHTTAEVEAAIYAELERLAREPVSAAELERAVNRLRTDRLRFLRSNEGLARMLTFYQSVAGDWRYVLTYDDIVAEIDAQDVMETAARWLHSGNRTVVTLERGEQQP comes from the coding sequence GTGAGATTCTTTATTGTATCGCCGCGGCCGCTGGCCGTTTTTTTCTGCCTGCTGTTGTGGGTGGCGCCCCTGTGGGCGGCCACCTTGGAAGATCGGGTCATCACCCATGAGTTCGACAACGGCCTCAAGCTGCTCATGGTGCCGCGCCCCGAAATCCCGACCTTTACCGCCTATATCACCCTCGGGGTCGGGTCGGTGCACGAAACCAGCGAGTATCGCGGCATGGCCCATATGCTTGAACACATGCTGTTCAAGGGTACCCAAACCATCGGTACCACCGACTATGCGAAGGAAAAACCGCTGCTTGAGCAAATCGAGGCGGTCGGCAGCCGTTTGGATGCCTTGCGTCAGCGCCGCGATGCCGATTCCGAGAAAATCGCCGCCCTCGAAAAAGAACTGGCCGCTTTGCAGCATCAGCATCAGCAGTTTGTGGTCAAGGACGAGTTCGCCCGCATCTACGCCGAGCACGGTGGGACGGGCTACAATGCCTTCACCAGCCGCGACCTGACCACCTATTTGGTCAGCCTGCCCGCCAACAAGCTCGAACTCTGGGCCGCCGTGGAATCAGACCGCATGAAAAATCCCGTGCTGCGCGAGTTCTATACCGAGCGCGAAGTGGTCATGGAGGAGCGCTTTCGGACCGTGGAAACCAATCCGCGCGGTCTGCTTTTTGAGAATCTGTTCGCCAATGCCTTCACGGTGCATCCCTATCGCAATCCCATCCTCGGCTGGCGCTCGGATATCGAGAATCTCACCCTGGCCCAGACCCGCGATTTTCTCCAGCGCTATTACGGGCCGGTCAACACCGTGATCGCCCTGGTCGGCGACATCGATCCGCCCGCGGCCGTCGCCATGATCGAGCGCTATTTCGGCGACATTCCCCCCGGTTCGCCGGTGCCGCCGGTGTTCCACGTCGAGCCGCCCCAGCAGGGTGAGAGGCGCGTGCAGGTGCTCTTCGACGCCGAGCCGCAACTGGCCATGGCTTTTCACAAGCCGACCCTGCCTGAATTCGATGACTACGTTTTCGACCTCGTCAATCTGATTCTCGGCCAGGGCCGTACCTCGCGCCTTCATCGCAGCCTGGTGCTCGAGCAGCAGCTCGCCACCGCCGTTCAGACTTTCATCACGCCGGGTTCGCGTTATCCCAATCTGTTCGTCATCGCCGCCACGCCGCGTCATCCGCATACCACCGCCGAGGTGGAGGCGGCCATTTACGCTGAACTCGAGCGGCTGGCCCGCGAGCCGGTGAGCGCGGCGGAACTCGAGCGTGCCGTCAACCGCCTGCGCACCGACCGGTTGCGGTTTTTGCGCAGCAATGAGGGGCTGGCGCGGATGCTGACCTTTTACCAGAGTGTCGCCGGCGACTGGCGCTATGTGCTCACCTATGACGACATCGTCGCCGAAATCGATGCCCAGGACGTGATGGAAACCGCAGCGCGCTGGCTGCATTCGGGCAATCGCACGGTGGTCACGCTGGAAAGAGGGGAGCAACAGCCATGA
- the pfkA gene encoding 6-phosphofructokinase, translated as MKRIAVLTSGGDCSGMNAAIRAVVRSGLSAGLDVVGIKKGYRGLIDRDYFMMNTKSVSNTLQRGGTFLQSARCKEMMETAGQDLAASNLKGLGVEGLVVIGGDGSMRGAKTLMDRGIKVIGIPASIDNDIPFTDMSLGVDTALNNIIYAVDCLKDTASSHDRAFIVEVMGRDCGYLTLVAAIACGAEHALIPEVPYNIGDICDNLRKRYREGRDNSIIMVAEGVASAQEISEQIKHHIRFESRIMVLGHYQRGGSPTAFDRLLGSRFGQGAVDALLNSQSGKMVGLAGNQLTFTDFDKVFNAPMRPLNETMVKLAHKLDI; from the coding sequence ATGAAACGTATTGCCGTTTTGACCAGCGGCGGCGACTGCTCGGGCATGAATGCCGCCATTCGCGCCGTGGTGCGCTCGGGCCTTTCCGCGGGGCTCGATGTGGTGGGCATCAAGAAGGGCTATCGCGGCCTGATTGATCGCGATTACTTCATGATGAACACCAAGTCGGTAAGCAACACCCTGCAGCGCGGTGGTACCTTTTTGCAGAGCGCACGCTGCAAGGAGATGATGGAAACGGCCGGGCAGGACCTGGCGGCGAGCAATCTCAAGGGCCTGGGCGTCGAGGGGCTGGTGGTCATCGGCGGCGACGGCAGCATGCGCGGCGCCAAGACGCTCATGGACCGCGGCATCAAGGTCATCGGCATCCCCGCCTCCATCGACAACGACATTCCCTTCACCGACATGTCCCTGGGGGTCGATACGGCGCTCAACAACATCATCTATGCCGTCGACTGCCTCAAGGATACCGCTTCGAGTCACGACCGCGCCTTCATCGTCGAGGTCATGGGGCGTGATTGCGGCTATCTGACCCTGGTGGCCGCGATCGCCTGCGGCGCTGAGCACGCCCTGATTCCCGAAGTTCCCTACAACATCGGCGATATCTGCGACAACCTGCGCAAGCGCTATCGCGAAGGGCGGGACAACTCCATCATCATGGTCGCCGAAGGCGTGGCCAGCGCCCAGGAAATCTCCGAGCAGATCAAGCACCACATCCGTTTTGAATCGCGCATCATGGTACTCGGCCATTACCAGCGCGGCGGCTCGCCCACGGCCTTCGATCGCCTGCTCGGCTCGCGCTTCGGCCAGGGGGCGGTGGATGCGCTGCTGAACAGCCAGAGCGGCAAGATGGTCGGGCTGGCCGGCAATCAACTGACCTTCACCGATTTCGACAAGGTCTTCAACGCGCCCATGCGGCCCCTCAACGAAACCATGGTCAAGCTGGCGCACAAACTCGATATCTGA
- the recQ gene encoding DNA helicase RecQ, with protein MSTTPQQTLQRIFGFRDFRPHQREIVETLIRGEDAFVLMPTGGGKSLCYQVPALHRAGVGIVVSPLISLMKDQVDALCANGVRAAYYNSSLGAAESRRVLAQLHQSRLDLLYVAPERLLSDSFLARLAEIPLALFAIDEAHCVSQWGHDFRPEYVQLGVLRRHFPGVPLIALTATADPQTRDDIRVRLGLQQARCFIAGFDRPNIRYTLEEKSKPFAQLLRFLRTRPQEPGIVYALSRKRVEEVAARLRAEGIAADPYHAGLADGERARVQEAFQRDDLQVVVATVAFGMGIDKPNVRFVVHYDLPKNIESYYQETGRAGRDGLPAEALLLFGYGDIALARGLIEKSANVEQKRIELHKLNAMVGFAEAQTCRRRVLLGYFGESLEQDCGNCDICLVPPERYDATVDAQKALSCVFRVGQRFGMGHVIEVLRGAATERVRRLGHDRLSTYGIGAELSQDVWSSLMRQLIHLGYLQQDLGNYSVLKLTEKARPLLRGEETLVLARPRVKVVAAKKPPRKKPGELAYDSRLFEDLRLLRKRLADAAGVPPFVVFSDATLVEMAAYRPHDRAALLAINGVGEAKLQRYGEAFLAVIAEAQGQGQG; from the coding sequence TTGTCCACCACCCCTCAGCAGACCCTCCAGCGCATCTTCGGCTTTCGCGATTTTCGACCCCATCAGCGCGAAATCGTCGAAACCCTGATCCGTGGTGAGGATGCCTTCGTTCTCATGCCCACCGGCGGGGGCAAATCCCTGTGCTATCAGGTGCCCGCCCTGCACCGCGCCGGCGTGGGAATCGTGGTCTCGCCGCTCATCTCGCTGATGAAGGATCAGGTCGACGCCCTGTGCGCCAACGGGGTGCGCGCGGCGTATTACAACTCCTCCCTGGGCGCCGCCGAATCGCGCCGGGTTCTGGCCCAGTTGCACCAGAGCCGCCTGGATCTTCTCTACGTGGCGCCCGAGCGCCTGCTCAGTGATTCCTTCCTGGCGCGGTTGGCCGAGATTCCCCTGGCCTTGTTTGCCATCGACGAGGCGCACTGCGTCAGCCAATGGGGGCACGACTTTCGTCCCGAGTATGTGCAACTCGGCGTCCTGCGCCGGCATTTCCCCGGGGTTCCCCTGATCGCCCTGACCGCCACCGCGGACCCGCAGACCCGCGACGATATTCGCGTGCGTCTGGGTTTGCAACAGGCGCGCTGCTTTATCGCGGGCTTTGATCGGCCCAATATCCGCTACACTCTCGAAGAAAAGTCCAAGCCCTTTGCGCAGTTGTTGCGGTTTCTTCGCACGCGCCCCCAGGAGCCGGGGATCGTCTACGCCCTCTCGCGCAAACGCGTGGAAGAGGTGGCGGCCCGCCTGCGCGCCGAAGGCATTGCCGCCGATCCCTACCATGCCGGGCTGGCCGACGGCGAGCGGGCGCGGGTTCAGGAGGCCTTCCAGCGCGATGACCTGCAGGTGGTGGTGGCGACGGTGGCTTTCGGCATGGGCATCGACAAGCCCAATGTGCGCTTCGTGGTGCACTACGACCTGCCGAAAAACATCGAGAGTTATTATCAGGAAACCGGTCGCGCCGGTCGCGACGGTCTGCCTGCCGAGGCGCTGCTGCTGTTCGGTTACGGTGACATCGCCCTGGCGCGCGGACTCATCGAGAAAAGCGCAAACGTCGAGCAAAAGCGCATCGAGCTGCACAAACTCAACGCCATGGTCGGCTTTGCCGAGGCCCAGACCTGCCGCCGGCGGGTGCTGCTCGGCTACTTCGGCGAAAGCCTGGAACAAGACTGCGGCAACTGCGATATCTGCCTGGTGCCCCCCGAGCGCTACGATGCGACCGTCGATGCGCAAAAGGCCCTCTCATGTGTCTTCCGCGTGGGGCAGCGTTTCGGCATGGGGCATGTCATCGAGGTGCTGCGCGGCGCGGCGACGGAGCGGGTGCGGCGCCTGGGCCACGATCGGCTGAGCACCTACGGCATCGGCGCCGAGCTGAGCCAGGATGTGTGGAGCAGTCTGATGCGCCAACTGATTCACCTGGGCTACCTCCAGCAGGATTTGGGCAACTATTCGGTACTCAAGCTTACCGAGAAGGCCCGACCCCTGCTGCGCGGTGAGGAAACACTGGTCCTGGCCCGGCCGCGCGTCAAGGTTGTGGCCGCGAAAAAGCCCCCGCGCAAGAAACCCGGTGAACTCGCCTATGACTCACGGCTGTTCGAGGACTTGCGGCTCTTGCGCAAGCGGTTGGCCGACGCCGCCGGAGTGCCGCCCTTTGTCGTTTTCAGCGACGCCACCTTGGTGGAGATGGCCGCCTATCGGCCCCACGACCGCGCCGCATTGCTCGCCATCAACGGGGTCGGCGAGGCCAAGCTGCAGCGCTACGGCGAGGCGTTTCTCGCCGTGATCGCCGAAGCGCAGGGGCAGGGGCAGGGCTGA
- a CDS encoding mechanosensitive ion channel family protein, with the protein MEDFFMVQDFMQHLPVVILAACVLVSYYLARWILVPVANKLVERSPVKWDNLLAQRRVFIRAAHLVPAIVLALGLPLALDEALDVYGLISRLNNVYFILVGYWVFEGLLNVAMDIYLESPARRHLPIRGLAQAVKLVVFLLCLILALSQIADRSPVFFISGLGAVTAILLFIFKDPLLGLVAGVQITTMDLVRTGDWIEMPKHGADGDVIDVSLTTVRVQNWDRTITAIPAYELVSSSFKNWRGMRDSGGRRIKRAIAVDINSVRFIDHELLERFKGIRLLRPYLEQKVRDLEDHNRRHVSDEEFRVLANGRRLTNIGTFRAYCVAYLRNHSHIHQGLTFLVRQLAPTAEGLPLEIYVFVNDTRWDFYEGVQADIFDHLFAVLPEFGLRAFQLPSGRDVAEVGKALFPSGARAGSLD; encoded by the coding sequence GTGGAAGATTTTTTTATGGTTCAAGATTTCATGCAGCACCTTCCCGTTGTCATTCTGGCTGCTTGCGTCCTTGTTTCCTACTATCTGGCGCGCTGGATTCTGGTTCCCGTGGCCAACAAACTGGTGGAGCGCAGTCCGGTCAAGTGGGACAACCTGCTTGCCCAGAGGCGCGTTTTCATTCGTGCCGCTCACCTGGTCCCAGCCATTGTCCTGGCCCTGGGTCTGCCCCTGGCTTTGGATGAGGCACTCGACGTCTACGGCCTCATCAGCCGCCTGAACAATGTTTATTTCATTCTGGTCGGCTATTGGGTGTTTGAGGGGCTGCTCAATGTCGCCATGGATATCTACCTGGAAAGTCCGGCGCGCCGGCATCTGCCCATTCGTGGCCTGGCGCAGGCCGTCAAGCTGGTGGTTTTTCTGCTCTGCCTGATCCTGGCATTGTCTCAAATCGCCGATCGCAGTCCGGTGTTCTTTATTTCAGGGCTTGGTGCGGTCACCGCCATTCTGCTGTTCATCTTCAAAGATCCGCTTTTGGGGCTGGTCGCCGGGGTGCAGATCACCACCATGGATCTGGTGCGCACCGGCGACTGGATCGAAATGCCCAAACACGGTGCCGACGGCGATGTGATTGATGTGTCCCTGACCACCGTGCGGGTGCAGAACTGGGATCGGACCATCACCGCGATTCCCGCCTACGAACTGGTTTCTTCCTCCTTCAAGAACTGGCGCGGCATGCGCGACAGCGGCGGCCGGCGCATCAAGCGCGCCATCGCCGTCGACATCAATTCGGTGCGCTTCATCGACCATGAACTGCTCGAGCGCTTTAAAGGTATCCGCCTGCTGCGGCCCTATCTGGAGCAGAAGGTGCGCGACCTCGAGGACCACAACCGCCGCCATGTATCCGATGAGGAGTTCAGGGTGCTGGCCAACGGCCGGCGCCTGACCAATATCGGCACTTTTCGCGCCTACTGCGTTGCCTACCTGCGCAATCATTCTCATATTCACCAGGGTTTGACCTTTCTCGTGCGCCAACTCGCGCCTACCGCGGAAGGCCTGCCCTTGGAAATCTACGTCTTCGTCAACGATACCCGTTGGGATTTTTACGAGGGCGTTCAGGCGGACATCTTTGATCACCTGTTTGCCGTGCTGCCCGAATTCGGCCTGCGCGCCTTTCAGTTGCCGAGCGGGCGCGACGTTGCAGAGGTGGGCAAAGCTCTGTTCCCATCGGGCGCCAGGGCCGGATCTTTGGATTAA
- the lon gene encoding endopeptidase La produces the protein MQHSDEIPRIIPIFPLRDQVVFPYMVFPLFVGIEAMPVVEEAMSGSQVVGLFFCARAGETCRFENFAPVGTACRITQVFRLPEGGAKVMVEGLKRVRLGRAVQRVPFVIAQVEPLEEPVERSLVAEALVQSVNAMLKLALAHGRPLPGDVMQMVDRIEDPGRLADLVTVYLSVPPAVQQRILEIMQPLERLKDVYLLLSSEVQKQQVRGEIQTEVSKRIGKTQKEFLLREQMKQIQEELGDEDPRQSELNDFRRRIDRAGMPEHVRKIADKELQRLERINSASPEYTVSRTYLEYLCTVPWSRGTEDQLDINRAEQILDEDHFDLKDVKDRILEYLAVRSLRKQGKGPILCFVGPPGVGKTSLGRSIARALGRKFIRIALGGMKDEAEIRGHRRTYIGALPGRIIQEICRAESNNPVFMLDEVDKIGQDFRGDPASALLEVLDPEQNNSFHDHYLDVAFDLSHVMFITTANVLDPIPGALRDRMEMIRLPGYSDEEKEQIAFRYLIPKQIEENGLGEQPITFESAAVRRIVNEYTREAGVRNLERQIAAVCRKLAREITQGRKRREVVTADLVAELLGPRKFFSEVAGEQDRVGVATGLAWTETGGDILFVEASQVPGKKELTLTGSLGGVMQESARTALSFVRAHARDFDINPALFENTDLHIHVPAGSIPKDGPSAGVTIALAVISLLTGRPARRQVAMTGELTLTGRILPIGGVKEKVLAAHRAGVRTVLLPERNRAHVEDLSAQVRKDMELRFVATMDEVAAAALLPVAGRFRRPGEMGDPYTPAAGPHA, from the coding sequence ATGCAGCACAGCGACGAGATTCCGCGGATCATACCGATTTTTCCTCTCCGCGACCAAGTGGTGTTCCCCTACATGGTGTTTCCCCTGTTCGTCGGCATCGAGGCCATGCCCGTCGTCGAGGAGGCCATGAGCGGCAGCCAGGTGGTGGGGCTTTTCTTTTGCGCGCGCGCCGGAGAAACCTGCCGCTTCGAGAATTTCGCCCCGGTGGGGACCGCCTGCCGCATCACCCAGGTGTTTCGCCTGCCCGAGGGGGGCGCCAAGGTCATGGTCGAAGGTCTCAAACGGGTGCGTTTGGGGCGGGCCGTGCAGCGCGTTCCCTTCGTCATTGCCCAGGTTGAGCCCCTTGAGGAGCCCGTCGAGCGCAGCCTGGTGGCCGAGGCCTTGGTGCAGAGCGTCAACGCCATGCTCAAACTGGCCCTGGCGCACGGTCGTCCCCTGCCGGGCGATGTCATGCAGATGGTGGACCGTATCGAGGACCCCGGCCGCCTCGCCGACCTGGTGACGGTCTATCTGAGTGTTCCGCCCGCCGTGCAGCAGCGCATCCTTGAGATCATGCAACCCCTGGAACGGCTCAAGGACGTGTATCTGCTGCTCTCCAGCGAGGTGCAGAAACAGCAGGTGCGGGGCGAGATTCAAACCGAGGTGAGCAAGCGCATCGGCAAGACGCAGAAGGAGTTTCTGCTGCGTGAGCAGATGAAGCAGATCCAGGAGGAACTCGGCGACGAGGATCCGCGTCAGAGCGAACTCAACGATTTTCGGCGGCGCATCGACCGGGCCGGCATGCCCGAGCATGTGCGCAAGATCGCCGACAAGGAACTCCAGCGTCTGGAGCGCATCAATTCCGCCAGTCCCGAGTACACCGTCTCGCGCACCTACCTGGAATATCTGTGCACCGTGCCCTGGAGTCGGGGCACCGAGGACCAACTCGACATCAATCGCGCCGAACAGATCCTCGATGAGGATCACTTTGACCTCAAGGACGTCAAGGACCGCATTCTCGAGTATCTGGCGGTGCGCTCCCTGCGCAAGCAGGGCAAGGGGCCGATTTTGTGCTTCGTCGGGCCGCCGGGGGTGGGCAAGACGTCCCTGGGACGCTCCATCGCCCGCGCCCTGGGGCGCAAATTCATTCGCATCGCCCTGGGCGGGATGAAGGATGAAGCGGAAATTCGCGGTCATCGGCGCACCTACATCGGCGCGCTGCCGGGCCGTATCATCCAGGAGATCTGTCGCGCGGAGTCCAACAATCCGGTGTTCATGCTCGACGAGGTCGACAAGATCGGCCAGGATTTTCGCGGCGATCCGGCCTCGGCCCTGCTCGAGGTGCTCGACCCCGAGCAGAACAACAGCTTCCATGACCATTACCTGGATGTGGCCTTCGACCTCTCCCATGTCATGTTCATCACCACCGCCAATGTTCTCGATCCCATTCCCGGCGCGCTGCGCGACCGCATGGAGATGATTCGGCTGCCCGGTTACAGCGACGAGGAAAAGGAGCAGATCGCTTTTCGCTATCTGATCCCCAAGCAGATCGAGGAGAACGGCCTGGGTGAGCAACCCATCACCTTCGAGTCCGCGGCGGTGCGGCGGATTGTCAACGAGTACACCCGCGAGGCGGGGGTGCGCAACCTGGAGCGACAGATCGCCGCGGTGTGTCGCAAGCTGGCGCGCGAAATTACCCAGGGGCGCAAGCGGCGCGAGGTTGTGACTGCCGATCTGGTTGCCGAGTTGCTCGGGCCGCGCAAGTTCTTCTCCGAGGTGGCGGGCGAGCAGGATCGCGTCGGCGTCGCCACGGGCCTGGCCTGGACGGAGACCGGCGGCGACATCCTGTTCGTCGAAGCCTCGCAGGTGCCCGGCAAGAAGGAACTGACCCTCACCGGCAGCCTCGGCGGGGTCATGCAGGAATCGGCGCGCACCGCCCTGTCCTTCGTGCGCGCCCATGCGCGCGACTTTGACATCAATCCCGCCCTGTTCGAAAATACCGATCTGCATATCCACGTGCCGGCGGGTTCCATACCCAAGGACGGACCCTCAGCCGGCGTGACCATCGCCCTGGCCGTCATCTCCCTGCTCACCGGGCGGCCGGCGCGCCGCCAGGTGGCCATGACCGGTGAGCTGACTCTGACCGGGCGCATCCTGCCCATCGGCGGCGTCAAGGAAAAAGTGCTCGCGGCCCACCGCGCCGGGGTACGCACGGTGTTGCTGCCCGAGCGCAACCGTGCCCACGTGGAGGATTTGAGCGCGCAGGTGCGCAAGGACATGGAGCTGCGCTTTGTGGCGACCATGGATGAAGTCGCCGCGGCGGCCCTGCTGCCGGTGGCGGGTCGTTTCCGGCGGCCCGGCGAGATGGGAGATCCCTACACCCCGGCAGCCGGCCCCCATGCCTGA
- a CDS encoding M16 family metallopeptidase, whose protein sequence is MKSQMRWLLIVLVVFVWGCAQAPAPASFRDLSFAPLEFQVPEMERLTLDNGMRLYVQEDRELPLVEVTVMIGAGSIGDPADQVGLADLYAAVLRSGGAGNRDPDALDSFLDMRAANLSAAADTHAVTLTLSLRSDDLEEGLEVLADVLRRPRFDAARLEIAQRQALEGIRRQNDDPGTLARRVLSRTLYGQHPLGRSATADSIMSIVRHDLVAFHESYAHPNNLWVGISGDFSRDGLLESLARHFGDWPAAAVRPQEIPPLAAETPASAWVVPRGLPQTTILLGEIGIDKDNPDQYALRVMNFLLGGGGFNSRLMREIRSNRGLAYSVYSFYQVGRHLPGLFIAGSETRTNAVLEVVDLKREIMTQMRDTPVAEADLSLARESLINSFVFGFTDPHAVVAMTMRLDFYDYPEDYLRAYRDHIAAVSAADVQRVARRYLNPDRQMLVLVGDVQDTASELAARGMRVEEFSLED, encoded by the coding sequence ATGAAATCTCAGATGCGTTGGCTGCTGATTGTATTGGTGGTGTTCGTTTGGGGCTGCGCCCAGGCTCCGGCGCCGGCCTCCTTCCGCGACCTGAGTTTTGCCCCCCTGGAGTTTCAGGTACCCGAGATGGAGCGCCTGACCCTGGACAACGGCATGCGCCTTTATGTGCAGGAAGATCGCGAACTGCCCCTGGTGGAGGTGACGGTGATGATCGGCGCCGGGTCCATCGGTGATCCCGCCGACCAGGTGGGACTTGCCGATCTCTATGCCGCCGTGCTGCGCAGCGGTGGCGCCGGTAACCGCGATCCCGACGCCCTCGATTCCTTCCTCGACATGCGCGCGGCCAATTTGAGCGCGGCCGCCGACACCCATGCCGTGACCTTGACGCTGTCCCTGCGCTCCGACGATTTGGAAGAGGGTCTGGAGGTACTCGCCGATGTGCTGCGGCGCCCGCGGTTTGACGCCGCGCGCCTGGAGATCGCCCAGCGCCAGGCCCTGGAAGGGATTCGCCGACAGAACGACGATCCCGGCACCCTGGCGCGGCGGGTTCTCTCGCGCACCCTCTATGGTCAACATCCCCTGGGGCGCAGCGCCACGGCGGACAGCATCATGAGCATAGTGCGGCACGACCTGGTCGCTTTCCACGAGTCTTATGCCCACCCGAACAATCTCTGGGTCGGCATCAGCGGCGATTTTTCCCGCGACGGGCTGCTGGAATCCCTGGCACGGCATTTCGGCGACTGGCCCGCGGCCGCCGTGCGCCCGCAGGAGATCCCGCCCTTGGCGGCCGAGACGCCGGCGAGCGCCTGGGTGGTGCCGCGCGGTCTGCCCCAGACCACCATTTTGCTGGGTGAGATCGGCATCGACAAGGACAACCCCGACCAATACGCGCTGCGGGTCATGAACTTTCTGCTCGGCGGGGGCGGCTTTAACTCACGCCTGATGCGCGAGATCCGTTCCAACCGCGGCCTGGCCTACTCGGTTTATTCCTTTTATCAGGTCGGGCGGCATCTGCCGGGATTGTTCATTGCCGGCAGCGAGACACGCACCAACGCGGTGCTGGAGGTGGTTGATCTCAAGCGCGAGATCATGACGCAGATGCGCGACACCCCGGTAGCCGAGGCTGATCTGAGCCTCGCCCGGGAGAGCCTCATCAACAGCTTCGTCTTCGGCTTCACCGACCCCCACGCCGTGGTGGCCATGACCATGCGCCTGGACTTCTACGACTATCCCGAGGATTATCTGCGCGCCTACCGTGACCACATCGCCGCGGTGAGTGCCGCCGATGTGCAGCGCGTCGCGCGGCGCTACCTCAATCCCGATCGCCAGATGCTGGTGCTGGTCGGGGACGTGCAAGACACGGCGAGCGAACTGGCCGCGCGGGGCATGCGGGTGGAGGAATTTTCCTTGGAGGATTGA